TTGAATACGCTTCCCGTTATATTAAAAAGGCATTGACGGGAAACGGTGGTGCTTCCAAAGAACAAGTCCGGTATATGGTTATGAAACTGTTGAAACTGGTAAATCTCCCCCCGGAAATGGATACGTCCGATGCTTTGGCTATCGCCCTGACCCATTGCCATCATATGAAATACGAGTCCCTGCTGTATCCGGACAAAAAGCAAAGGAGAACCCGATGATATCAAGTCTCCGGGGCATTCTAACAGAAAAACATCCCGACATGGCCGTCATTCAGGCAGGACCGGTCGGTATTGATGTTCATATCACACTGAACACCTACGAATCCCTGCCGGAGACAGGTGAATCCTGCCAGTTATATACCTACCTCCATGTCCGGGAGGATATTCTGAATCTCTACGGCTTTGCCGATCCTGAAGAAAAGAATCTCTTTTTAAAACTGATATCCCTAAACGGAATCGGCCCCCGCAATGCCCAAAGCATGCTATCGGGCATCAAAGCAGATGAATTCCGCCGGTGTATTCTGTCGGGAGATATTAAAAGCCTGATAAAGATTCCCGGAGTGGGTGAAAAAAAGGCACGACGAATCATCATTGAACTAAAAGAAAAACTTTCAGAGGAAGAATTAGCGGAAATGACCGGTTCAGCGCCGGCCGGACCCATGGAGCAACGGGTGGAAGAAGCCCTTGCAGGGCTGGAAACGCTGGGTTTCCGAAAAACAGATGTGCTGAAAGCGGTGAAACATTTTGCTTTGGAAAATCCCGAGGCGGAAACAGATACAATTATCCGGCATATTTTGAAAAATAAAAAATAATAATCGATTATTTTCCACATTTACCTGCATTTGTTCATTGATATGGTTAAAAAAACACTAATTTTCAGGAGGTCCCATGCACAAAAAACTCTTTATTCCAGGACCGGTTGATGTAAGACCGGAAGTTCTTAAAGCCATGGGTACGCCCATGATCGGTCACAGAACCAAGGACGCCACCGAACTTCAGAAACGGGTATCGGAAAAGGTTGCAAAAGTCTTTATGACAAAGAATCCCATTCTCTTATCAACCACATCCGGTACAGGCTTAATGGAGGGATCCATCCGGTCTCTCACGGCAAAAAAAGCGGTTGTCTTTTCCGTAGGAGCATTCGGAAACCGGTGGGCGAAACTGGCAGAATGTAACAACGTCCCCGTAGACCTGGTCCGGACGGAATGGGGGCACCCGACCACACCGGAAATTGTGGATGAATATTTATCAACCGGGAAATACGATGTTTTTACGATCACACATAACGAAACATCCACCGGTTTGATGAATCCCGTGAAAGAAATTGCCGAAATCCGGAAAAAGTATCCGGATGTTTTATGGCTGATGGATGCCGTTTCTTCAATGGGCGGTACACCCATTCCCGTGGATGAGCTGGGTGTGGATGTGTGTATCACTTCCACACAAAAAGCGATTGGCCTTCCTCCGGGATTTTCCATGTGCTCAGCCAGCGAACGGGCACTGGAACACGGCAAACAGGTTAAATACCGGGGGGGATATCTGGATTTACTGGATCTATACAAATATATTTTGAAAAAACCCTATCAATATCCCTCCACACCTTCTCTGAGCCATATGTTTGCTTTGGATATTCAACTGGATTACATCCTGAATGAAGAAGGACTCGAAAACCGTTTTGCCCGGCATCTGAAAATGGCTGAACGGACCCGGGCCTGGGCACAGGAACATTTTGAGCTTTTTCCGGTGGAAGCGTATGCGTCCAACACGGTAACCTGTATAAAAAACACCAAGGGTATTTCCGTCAAAGAGCTAAATGCCAAACTGGGTGAAAAGGGTTACCAAATCTCCAATGGTTATGGTGATTTGAAGGAAAAAACTTTCCGCATCGCTCACATGGCAGACCGGCAACCCGAAGAGCTGGAAACCCTGTTAGAGCTTATTGACGAAATCATACCGACCCTATAATATTCATTACAATCCTCTCTTACATGAAAAAAGCCCGTTTAAACGGGCTTTTTTTATTCCTTAAAGTTCCACGGGCGGAAGTCCGTAGTATCACCCCTCCATACCCTCGTGCCCACAAATTCCCATGATTAAGGTCCGGAAAATCCTTTCTCTTGCTCTTGACTGAAGTTTGGGGTGATGGATATTCGTCGCTTATATTTCTTTCAGCAAATTCACCATTTCAATCAGGTTCAATGCGGCGGTCCAGCCTTTGTTACCTGCTTTTGTGCCGGCCCGTTCCAGAGCCTGTTCGATGGAATCGGTAGTAATAATCCCGAAAATTACCGGCACATCGGATTCCATGGATAGCCGGGCAACACCTTTGGAAGATTCGGCTGTTACCACATCAAAATGGGGTGTCGCACCGCGGATTACAGCCCCAAGGCAGAGAATTCCATCGTACTTTCCTGATTGGGCAACGGATTTGGCCACACGGGGAATTTCCATGGCTCCGGGGACCCAATGGATTGCAATATCTTCTTCACTGGCGCCATGCCGTTTCAGACAGTCTACAGCACCCTCCGTCAGTTCCTTTGTAATCATGTCGTTAAATCGGCTGACCACAATCGCTGTCTTGATTTTCTCAGCAGATAAATGTCCTTCAATGATTTTTACCATATTACACCTTCTTTGTGTTTAAAATAATGTGTCCCATTTTATCACGTTTTGTTTTCAAATATTTTTCATTAACCGGATTGGGGGCGATTTCAATGGGAATCCTTTCCACAATTTCCAAACCATGGCCCTGCAATCCAACAATCTTTTTGGGATTGTTAGTCAGAAGTCTGATTTTCCTGACGCCCAAATCGTGTAAAATCCGGGCACCCATCCCATAATCCCTCAGGTCCGGTAAAAAACCCAGTTTGATATTTGCCTCTACCGTATCCAGACCCTGGTCCTGCAATTCATAGGCATTGATTTTATGCCGAAGGCCGATTCCCCGACCTTCCTGCCGGAGGTAGAGAATCACG
The DNA window shown above is from Candidatus Neomarinimicrobiota bacterium and carries:
- a CDS encoding alanine--glyoxylate aminotransferase family protein, with amino-acid sequence MHKKLFIPGPVDVRPEVLKAMGTPMIGHRTKDATELQKRVSEKVAKVFMTKNPILLSTTSGTGLMEGSIRSLTAKKAVVFSVGAFGNRWAKLAECNNVPVDLVRTEWGHPTTPEIVDEYLSTGKYDVFTITHNETSTGLMNPVKEIAEIRKKYPDVLWLMDAVSSMGGTPIPVDELGVDVCITSTQKAIGLPPGFSMCSASERALEHGKQVKYRGGYLDLLDLYKYILKKPYQYPSTPSLSHMFALDIQLDYILNEEGLENRFARHLKMAERTRAWAQEHFELFPVEAYASNTVTCIKNTKGISVKELNAKLGEKGYQISNGYGDLKEKTFRIAHMADRQPEELETLLELIDEIIPTL
- a CDS encoding 6,7-dimethyl-8-ribityllumazine synthase: MVKIIEGHLSAEKIKTAIVVSRFNDMITKELTEGAVDCLKRHGASEEDIAIHWVPGAMEIPRVAKSVAQSGKYDGILCLGAVIRGATPHFDVVTAESSKGVARLSMESDVPVIFGIITTDSIEQALERAGTKAGNKGWTAALNLIEMVNLLKEI
- the ruvA gene encoding Holliday junction branch migration protein RuvA, with protein sequence MISSLRGILTEKHPDMAVIQAGPVGIDVHITLNTYESLPETGESCQLYTYLHVREDILNLYGFADPEEKNLFLKLISLNGIGPRNAQSMLSGIKADEFRRCILSGDIKSLIKIPGVGEKKARRIIIELKEKLSEEELAEMTGSAPAGPMEQRVEEALAGLETLGFRKTDVLKAVKHFALENPEAETDTIIRHILKNKK